In Dromaius novaehollandiae isolate bDroNov1 chromosome 3, bDroNov1.hap1, whole genome shotgun sequence, the following are encoded in one genomic region:
- the GCLC gene encoding glutamate--cysteine ligase catalytic subunit isoform X1 — MGLLSQGSPLSWEETRRHAEHVRKHGILQFLHIYRALRDRHKDVLKWGDEVEYMLVKFDHENKKVRLVLCGEEVLQTLQDKGEKVNPNHPTLWRPEYGSYMIEGTPGQPYGGTMSEFNTVQDNMRKRRQEAASVLKENEAVCTVTSFPRLGCPGFTLPECEPTPVEGGASKSLFFPDEAINKHPRFSTLTRNIRHRRGEKVVINVPIFKDKNTPSPFIETFPNDDGEAAKAAKPDYIYMDAMGFGMGNCCLQVTFQACSISEARYLYDQLATICPIVMALSAASPFYRGYVSDIDCRWGVISASVDDRTREERGLEPLKNNHYRISKSRYDSIDSYLSECGEKYNDIDLTIDKDIYEHLIKEGIDHLLAQHIAHLFIRDPLTLFEEKIHLDDANESDHFENIQSTNWQTMRFKPPPPNSDIGWRVEFRPMEVQLTDFENSAYVVFVVLLTRVILSYKLDFLIPLSKVDENMKVAQKRDAVRQGMFYFRKDICKGGNAVVDGCGSAQNGTGTDTEEYALMSIDTIINGKEGFFPGLIPILNSYLENMEVDVDTRCTILNYLKLIKKRASGELMTVARWMREFIAQHPDYKQDSVITDEMNYSLIWKCNQIAQGQAECPELLGVGFNKKPSGNKTDSL, encoded by the exons gTGGAATATATGTTAGTAAAATTTGACCATGAGAATAAGAAGGTACGCTTGGTGCTATGTGGTGAAGAAGTTCTTCAAACACTGCAAGACAAGGGGGAAAAGGTAAACCCCAA tCACCCAACACTGTGGCGACCAGAGTATGGAAGCTATATGATTGAAGGGACACCTGGACAGCCATATGGGGGAACGATGTCTGAATTTAATACCGTACAAGACAACATGAGGAAAAGAAGGCAAGAGGCTGCTTCTGTGCTTAAAGAAAATGAGGCTGTTTGCACTGTGACGTCATTTCCAAG GTTAGGGTGTCCTGGATTTACACTGCCAGAATGTGAGCCAACACCAGTAGAAGGAGGAGCATCAAAATCCCTGTTTTTTCCAGATGAAGCCATCAATAAACATCCTAGATTCAG TACACTGACCAGAAATATTCGGCACCGAAGAGGAGAGAAGGTCGTGATAAATGTACCAA TATTTAAAGATAAGAACACGCCATCACCATTTATAGAAACATTTCCTAATGATGATGGAGAAGCAGCAAAAGCGGCTAAACCAGACTATATATATATGGATGCTATGGGTTTTGGAATGGGAAACTGCTGTCTTCAG GTAACATTCCAGGCttgcagcatttctgaagcaagaTACCTCTATGATCAGCTAGCCACAATCTGTCCAATTGTG ATGGCGTTGAGTGCTGCATCTCCGTTCTACAGAGGCTATGTGTCTGATATTGATTGTCGCTGGGGAGTAATCTCTGCATCTGTAGATGATCGAACACgagaagagagggggctagag CCACTGAAGAACAACCATTATAGAATCAGTAAATCCAGATATGATTCCATAGACAGTTATCTATCTGAATGTGGTGAGAAATACAATGACATTGATTTGACAATAGACAAAGATATCTACGAGCACCTGATAAAGGAAG GTATTGATCACCTTTTGGCACAGCATATTGCACACTTGTTCATTCGAGACCCATTGACTTTATTTGAGGAGAAAATACACCTAGATGATGCGAATGAATCTGACCATTTTGAG AATATTCAGTCTACAAACTGGCAAACAATGAGATTTAAACCACCTCCTCCAAATTCGGATATTGGATGGCGAGTGGAATTCAGGCCTATGGAG GTCCAGTTAACAGACTTTGAAAACTCTGCTTATGTTGTGTTTGTGGTATTGCTTACCAGAGTGATTCTGTCGTACAAACTAGATTTCCTCATTCCTTTGTCCAAG GTGGACGAAAACATGAAGGTGGCCCAGAAAAGAGATGCTGTCCGTCAGGGGATGTTTTACTTCAGGAAGGATATTTGTAAAG GTGGAAATGCTGTTGTGGATGGATGTGGCTCTGCACAGAATGGCACAGGCACAGACACGGAAGAGTACGCCCTAATGAGCATTGATACAATTATCAATGGGAAG GAAGGATTCTTTCCTGGTTTGATCCCAATTTTGAATTCTTATCTTGAAAACATGGAAGTGGATGTGGACACAAGATGCACCATCCTAAACTACCTGAAGTTAATAAAAAAGAGAGCATCTG GAGAGTTAATGACAGTTGCCCGATGGATGAGGGAATTTATCGCACAGCATCCAGACTACAAGCAAGACAGCGTGATAACTGATGAAATGAATTATAGCCTTATCTGGAAATGCAACCAAATTGCACAAGGCCAGGCAGAGTGTCCTGAACTGTTGGGAGTAGGATTTAACAAGAAACCAAGTGGAAACAAAACTGACTCTTTGTAA
- the GCLC gene encoding glutamate--cysteine ligase catalytic subunit isoform X2, whose protein sequence is MGKVEYMLVKFDHENKKVRLVLCGEEVLQTLQDKGEKVNPNHPTLWRPEYGSYMIEGTPGQPYGGTMSEFNTVQDNMRKRRQEAASVLKENEAVCTVTSFPRLGCPGFTLPECEPTPVEGGASKSLFFPDEAINKHPRFSTLTRNIRHRRGEKVVINVPIFKDKNTPSPFIETFPNDDGEAAKAAKPDYIYMDAMGFGMGNCCLQVTFQACSISEARYLYDQLATICPIVMALSAASPFYRGYVSDIDCRWGVISASVDDRTREERGLEPLKNNHYRISKSRYDSIDSYLSECGEKYNDIDLTIDKDIYEHLIKEGIDHLLAQHIAHLFIRDPLTLFEEKIHLDDANESDHFENIQSTNWQTMRFKPPPPNSDIGWRVEFRPMEVQLTDFENSAYVVFVVLLTRVILSYKLDFLIPLSKVDENMKVAQKRDAVRQGMFYFRKDICKGGNAVVDGCGSAQNGTGTDTEEYALMSIDTIINGKEGFFPGLIPILNSYLENMEVDVDTRCTILNYLKLIKKRASGELMTVARWMREFIAQHPDYKQDSVITDEMNYSLIWKCNQIAQGQAECPELLGVGFNKKPSGNKTDSL, encoded by the exons gTGGAATATATGTTAGTAAAATTTGACCATGAGAATAAGAAGGTACGCTTGGTGCTATGTGGTGAAGAAGTTCTTCAAACACTGCAAGACAAGGGGGAAAAGGTAAACCCCAA tCACCCAACACTGTGGCGACCAGAGTATGGAAGCTATATGATTGAAGGGACACCTGGACAGCCATATGGGGGAACGATGTCTGAATTTAATACCGTACAAGACAACATGAGGAAAAGAAGGCAAGAGGCTGCTTCTGTGCTTAAAGAAAATGAGGCTGTTTGCACTGTGACGTCATTTCCAAG GTTAGGGTGTCCTGGATTTACACTGCCAGAATGTGAGCCAACACCAGTAGAAGGAGGAGCATCAAAATCCCTGTTTTTTCCAGATGAAGCCATCAATAAACATCCTAGATTCAG TACACTGACCAGAAATATTCGGCACCGAAGAGGAGAGAAGGTCGTGATAAATGTACCAA TATTTAAAGATAAGAACACGCCATCACCATTTATAGAAACATTTCCTAATGATGATGGAGAAGCAGCAAAAGCGGCTAAACCAGACTATATATATATGGATGCTATGGGTTTTGGAATGGGAAACTGCTGTCTTCAG GTAACATTCCAGGCttgcagcatttctgaagcaagaTACCTCTATGATCAGCTAGCCACAATCTGTCCAATTGTG ATGGCGTTGAGTGCTGCATCTCCGTTCTACAGAGGCTATGTGTCTGATATTGATTGTCGCTGGGGAGTAATCTCTGCATCTGTAGATGATCGAACACgagaagagagggggctagag CCACTGAAGAACAACCATTATAGAATCAGTAAATCCAGATATGATTCCATAGACAGTTATCTATCTGAATGTGGTGAGAAATACAATGACATTGATTTGACAATAGACAAAGATATCTACGAGCACCTGATAAAGGAAG GTATTGATCACCTTTTGGCACAGCATATTGCACACTTGTTCATTCGAGACCCATTGACTTTATTTGAGGAGAAAATACACCTAGATGATGCGAATGAATCTGACCATTTTGAG AATATTCAGTCTACAAACTGGCAAACAATGAGATTTAAACCACCTCCTCCAAATTCGGATATTGGATGGCGAGTGGAATTCAGGCCTATGGAG GTCCAGTTAACAGACTTTGAAAACTCTGCTTATGTTGTGTTTGTGGTATTGCTTACCAGAGTGATTCTGTCGTACAAACTAGATTTCCTCATTCCTTTGTCCAAG GTGGACGAAAACATGAAGGTGGCCCAGAAAAGAGATGCTGTCCGTCAGGGGATGTTTTACTTCAGGAAGGATATTTGTAAAG GTGGAAATGCTGTTGTGGATGGATGTGGCTCTGCACAGAATGGCACAGGCACAGACACGGAAGAGTACGCCCTAATGAGCATTGATACAATTATCAATGGGAAG GAAGGATTCTTTCCTGGTTTGATCCCAATTTTGAATTCTTATCTTGAAAACATGGAAGTGGATGTGGACACAAGATGCACCATCCTAAACTACCTGAAGTTAATAAAAAAGAGAGCATCTG GAGAGTTAATGACAGTTGCCCGATGGATGAGGGAATTTATCGCACAGCATCCAGACTACAAGCAAGACAGCGTGATAACTGATGAAATGAATTATAGCCTTATCTGGAAATGCAACCAAATTGCACAAGGCCAGGCAGAGTGTCCTGAACTGTTGGGAGTAGGATTTAACAAGAAACCAAGTGGAAACAAAACTGACTCTTTGTAA
- the GCLC gene encoding glutamate--cysteine ligase catalytic subunit isoform X3, with translation MLVKFDHENKKVRLVLCGEEVLQTLQDKGEKVNPNHPTLWRPEYGSYMIEGTPGQPYGGTMSEFNTVQDNMRKRRQEAASVLKENEAVCTVTSFPRLGCPGFTLPECEPTPVEGGASKSLFFPDEAINKHPRFSTLTRNIRHRRGEKVVINVPIFKDKNTPSPFIETFPNDDGEAAKAAKPDYIYMDAMGFGMGNCCLQVTFQACSISEARYLYDQLATICPIVMALSAASPFYRGYVSDIDCRWGVISASVDDRTREERGLEPLKNNHYRISKSRYDSIDSYLSECGEKYNDIDLTIDKDIYEHLIKEGIDHLLAQHIAHLFIRDPLTLFEEKIHLDDANESDHFENIQSTNWQTMRFKPPPPNSDIGWRVEFRPMEVQLTDFENSAYVVFVVLLTRVILSYKLDFLIPLSKVDENMKVAQKRDAVRQGMFYFRKDICKGGNAVVDGCGSAQNGTGTDTEEYALMSIDTIINGKEGFFPGLIPILNSYLENMEVDVDTRCTILNYLKLIKKRASGELMTVARWMREFIAQHPDYKQDSVITDEMNYSLIWKCNQIAQGQAECPELLGVGFNKKPSGNKTDSL, from the exons ATGTTAGTAAAATTTGACCATGAGAATAAGAAGGTACGCTTGGTGCTATGTGGTGAAGAAGTTCTTCAAACACTGCAAGACAAGGGGGAAAAGGTAAACCCCAA tCACCCAACACTGTGGCGACCAGAGTATGGAAGCTATATGATTGAAGGGACACCTGGACAGCCATATGGGGGAACGATGTCTGAATTTAATACCGTACAAGACAACATGAGGAAAAGAAGGCAAGAGGCTGCTTCTGTGCTTAAAGAAAATGAGGCTGTTTGCACTGTGACGTCATTTCCAAG GTTAGGGTGTCCTGGATTTACACTGCCAGAATGTGAGCCAACACCAGTAGAAGGAGGAGCATCAAAATCCCTGTTTTTTCCAGATGAAGCCATCAATAAACATCCTAGATTCAG TACACTGACCAGAAATATTCGGCACCGAAGAGGAGAGAAGGTCGTGATAAATGTACCAA TATTTAAAGATAAGAACACGCCATCACCATTTATAGAAACATTTCCTAATGATGATGGAGAAGCAGCAAAAGCGGCTAAACCAGACTATATATATATGGATGCTATGGGTTTTGGAATGGGAAACTGCTGTCTTCAG GTAACATTCCAGGCttgcagcatttctgaagcaagaTACCTCTATGATCAGCTAGCCACAATCTGTCCAATTGTG ATGGCGTTGAGTGCTGCATCTCCGTTCTACAGAGGCTATGTGTCTGATATTGATTGTCGCTGGGGAGTAATCTCTGCATCTGTAGATGATCGAACACgagaagagagggggctagag CCACTGAAGAACAACCATTATAGAATCAGTAAATCCAGATATGATTCCATAGACAGTTATCTATCTGAATGTGGTGAGAAATACAATGACATTGATTTGACAATAGACAAAGATATCTACGAGCACCTGATAAAGGAAG GTATTGATCACCTTTTGGCACAGCATATTGCACACTTGTTCATTCGAGACCCATTGACTTTATTTGAGGAGAAAATACACCTAGATGATGCGAATGAATCTGACCATTTTGAG AATATTCAGTCTACAAACTGGCAAACAATGAGATTTAAACCACCTCCTCCAAATTCGGATATTGGATGGCGAGTGGAATTCAGGCCTATGGAG GTCCAGTTAACAGACTTTGAAAACTCTGCTTATGTTGTGTTTGTGGTATTGCTTACCAGAGTGATTCTGTCGTACAAACTAGATTTCCTCATTCCTTTGTCCAAG GTGGACGAAAACATGAAGGTGGCCCAGAAAAGAGATGCTGTCCGTCAGGGGATGTTTTACTTCAGGAAGGATATTTGTAAAG GTGGAAATGCTGTTGTGGATGGATGTGGCTCTGCACAGAATGGCACAGGCACAGACACGGAAGAGTACGCCCTAATGAGCATTGATACAATTATCAATGGGAAG GAAGGATTCTTTCCTGGTTTGATCCCAATTTTGAATTCTTATCTTGAAAACATGGAAGTGGATGTGGACACAAGATGCACCATCCTAAACTACCTGAAGTTAATAAAAAAGAGAGCATCTG GAGAGTTAATGACAGTTGCCCGATGGATGAGGGAATTTATCGCACAGCATCCAGACTACAAGCAAGACAGCGTGATAACTGATGAAATGAATTATAGCCTTATCTGGAAATGCAACCAAATTGCACAAGGCCAGGCAGAGTGTCCTGAACTGTTGGGAGTAGGATTTAACAAGAAACCAAGTGGAAACAAAACTGACTCTTTGTAA